CGCTGCGCGAGGCCCTCCACGATGGCCGTCTTGCCGACGCCCGCGTCGCCGATCAGCACCGGGTTGTTCTTGCCGCGCCGGGACAGCACCTCGATGGTCTGCTCGATCTCGGTGTCCCGGCCGATCACCGGGTCGACCCGGCCCTGCCGGGCGAGGTCGGTCAGATCACGGCCGTACTTGTCCAGGGTGGGCGTGTTGGTGGGCCGCTGCCGCTCCACCCGGACCTGGCCGGTGCTCTCCGGGGGCTCCGGGGGCAGCGCGCCCGCCGGGAACCGGGCCGCGTGCAGGATGTGCCCGGCGGCCGAGTCCGGGTTCGAGGCCAGCGCGCTGAGCACGTGCTCGGGGCCGATGTACCCGGCGCCGCTGGAGCGCGCCATGTCGTGCGCGTCCAGCAGGGCCCGCTTCACCGCGGGGGTCAGGGACAGGGAGGTCGGCGGCGGCACCTCGCCCGGCGGGTGCTGCACCGGGCCCGCCCGGTCGTCGATCTCGGTGGCGAGCGAGTCGGGGTCGGCACCGGCCCGGCTCAGCAGGCTGCGGGTGGGCTCGGTGGCCACGGCGGCGCGCAGCAGATGCTGGGTGTCCAGGTCCCGGCTGCCGTGCTCGGCGGCGTACTGGGCGGCTCCTCTGACCAGCTCCCGCGCAGGCTGGCTGAGCAGCCGGCCGATGTCGATGTGGCGCGGGCCGGGGGCTCCGCCGGCGGCGCCGCTGAAGAAGCGGGCGAGGAATTCGCCGAAGGGGTCAGGAGGGTAGCCGTTGGTCATGGCGATGCTTTCCTTCGCTGACGGTGGCTCCGCCGGGTAACCGGGGTGGGGGGTGCTCATGCCCACGATGGCATGAAGTCCTGGGGCGGGCATGTTCGCCCGGACGCCCGGAAGCGGCCCCCGCGCGGCACCGCGGCCCCGCGCGCGTACGGCGGTCCCGCGCTCCGACCCGCGTGCCGCGCGGCGTGGTGACCACCCCTGCCGCCCGCTGCGAAGGGCGGGTGCGCCGTGGCCGGGCCGGACCTGCGGTGCGCTGTCGCGGCCGGGGGCCTCGCCGGCGGCACCGATCCGCCCTGCCGGTATTTCAATGGGACGGGCGGTATACGGAGAACAGACGGCGGCGGGCACAATGGACGCATGGTGCGCACCCCTCTCACCCCCGAAGAACGCGACCGCGGCGAGCGGCTCGGGCGGCTGCTGCGTGCGGCCCGTGGTGACCGGAGCATGGTCGAGGTCGCCGCCGCGGCGGGCGTCTCGGCCGAGACGCTGCGGAAGATCGAGACGGGGCGGGCGCCGACCCCCGCGTTCTTCACCGTGGCCGCCGTGGCCGCGGTGCTCGGCCTGTCCATGGACGACCTGGCCGCACACTGCACCCTGGCCGCCGTCTGAGGGGCGCGCGCCCGCTCACCCACAGGAGTGCGAAACAGGATCGACTCCGCGGCTTGACGGCAATGGTCTTGGCAAGGGGCGCCAAGAGGCTTACGTTCGTGCCTCTACGGCCTGCTCTACGGGCGTAGAGGCTCTGACGTCGCGTCGAAGGAGCAGCTCATGGCCAACGTCGTCCGCGCCGCTCTGGTCCAGGCCACCTGGACCGGCGACACCGAGTCCATGGTGGCGAAACACGAGGAGCACGCCCGCGAGGCGGCCCGCCGGGGCGCGGGGATCATCGGGTTCCAGGAGGTCTTCAACGCCCCCTACTTCTGCCAGGTCCAGGAGCCGGAGCACTACCGCTGGGCCGAGCCGGTGCCGGACGGCCCCACCGTCACCCGGATGGCGCAGCTCGCGCGCGAGACCGGCATGGTGATCGTCGCCCCGGTGTTCGAGGTCGAGCAGTCCGGTTTCTACTACAACACCGCCGCCGTGATCGACGCGGACGGCACCTACCTCGGCAAGTACCGCAAGCACCACATCCCCCAGCTCAAGGGCTTCTGGGAGAAGTACTACTTCAAACCCGGCAACCTGGGCTGGCCGGTCTTCGACACCGCCGTCGGCAAGGTCGGCGTCTACATCTGCTACGACCGCCACTTCCCGGAGGGCTGGCGGCAACTGGGCCTCGCCGGAGCCCAGTTGGTATACAACCCGTCGGCCACCCACCGAAGCCTGTCCAGCCACCTGTGGCAGCTGGAGCAGCCCGCCGCGGCCGTCGCCAACGAGTACTTCATCGCCGCCATCAACCGGGTCGGCCGCGAGGAGTACGGCGACAACGACTTCTACGGGACCTCCTACTTCGTGGACCCGCGCGGCCGGTTCGTCGGGGACACCGCGGGCGACAAGGCCGACGAACTCCTCGTCCGCGACCTCGACTTCGGCCTGATCGACGACGTGCGGCAGCAGTGGGCCTTCTACCGCGACCGCCGCCCCGACGCCTACGAAGGGCTGGTGCAGCCGTGAGCGACCTCTACTCCCGTCACCGCAGGGTCATGCCCGACTGGCTCGCCCTCTACTACGACGACCCCATCGAGATCACGCACGGCGAGGGACGCCACGTCTGGGACTCCGACGGCCGCCGCTACCTGGACTTCTTCGGCGGCATCCTCACCACCATGACCGCGCACGCGCTGCCCGAGGTGACCAAGGCGGTCAGCGAGCAGGCCGGGCGCATCCTGCACTCCTCGACGCTCTACCTCAACCGGCCGATGGTCGAACTCGCCGAGCGCGTCGCCCAGGTGAGCGGCATCCCGGACGCCCGCGTCTTCTTCACCACCTCCGGCACCGAGGCCAACGACGCCGCCCTGCTGCTCGCCACGACCTACCGGCGCAGCAACACCGTCCTCGCCATGCGCAACAGCTACCACGGCCGTTCCTTCTCCACCGTCGGCATCACCGGCAACCGCACCTGGTCCCCGACCTCCCTGTCGCCGCTGCAGACCCTGTACGTGCACGGCGGCGTCCGCACCCGGGGCCCCTTCGCCCACCTGGACGACCGCGCCTTCATCGACGCGTGCGTGGCCGATCTGAAGGACGTCCTCGGGCACACCCGCCCGCCCGCCGCGCTGATCGCGGAACCCGTCCAGGGTGTCGGCGGGTTCACCTCGCCGCCCGACGGACTGTACGCGGAATTCCGTGAACTGCTGCACGCGCACGGCATCCTGTGGATCTCCGACGAGGTGCAGACCGGCTGGGGCCGCACCGGAGACCACTTCTGGGGCTGGCAGGCCCACGGCCGCAGCGGCCCGCCCGACATCGTCACCTTCGCCAAGGGCATCGGCAACGGCATGTCCATCGGCGGTGTCATCGCCCGCCCCGAGATCATGAACTGCCTCGACGCCAACAGCATCTCCACCTTCGGCGGCACCCAGATCACCATGGCCGCCGGCCTCGCCAACCTCACCTACCTCCTCGAACACGACCT
This Streptomyces misionensis DNA region includes the following protein-coding sequences:
- a CDS encoding nitrilase-related carbon-nitrogen hydrolase; this translates as MANVVRAALVQATWTGDTESMVAKHEEHAREAARRGAGIIGFQEVFNAPYFCQVQEPEHYRWAEPVPDGPTVTRMAQLARETGMVIVAPVFEVEQSGFYYNTAAVIDADGTYLGKYRKHHIPQLKGFWEKYYFKPGNLGWPVFDTAVGKVGVYICYDRHFPEGWRQLGLAGAQLVYNPSATHRSLSSHLWQLEQPAAAVANEYFIAAINRVGREEYGDNDFYGTSYFVDPRGRFVGDTAGDKADELLVRDLDFGLIDDVRQQWAFYRDRRPDAYEGLVQP
- a CDS encoding aspartate aminotransferase family protein, coding for MPDWLALYYDDPIEITHGEGRHVWDSDGRRYLDFFGGILTTMTAHALPEVTKAVSEQAGRILHSSTLYLNRPMVELAERVAQVSGIPDARVFFTTSGTEANDAALLLATTYRRSNTVLAMRNSYHGRSFSTVGITGNRTWSPTSLSPLQTLYVHGGVRTRGPFAHLDDRAFIDACVADLKDVLGHTRPPAALIAEPVQGVGGFTSPPDGLYAEFRELLHAHGILWISDEVQTGWGRTGDHFWGWQAHGRSGPPDIVTFAKGIGNGMSIGGVIARPEIMNCLDANSISTFGGTQITMAAGLANLTYLLEHDLQGNARRVGGLLIERLRAVAAQLPGVREVRGRGLMIGIELVKPGTDEADPQAAAAVLEAARAGGLLIGKGGGHNTSALRIAPPLSLTVAEAEEGAAVLESALRSAY
- a CDS encoding helix-turn-helix domain-containing protein, with the translated sequence MVRTPLTPEERDRGERLGRLLRAARGDRSMVEVAAAAGVSAETLRKIETGRAPTPAFFTVAAVAAVLGLSMDDLAAHCTLAAV